The nucleotide sequence tgcttctgatgatactgttgccactaaccccacggctgccttagcatcatcatcagcttcttctttatcagaaccagattcactatccaaatcttcccaggtcgccatcaagctctttttgatttgctttctgaatttactggagttgaagcttgatttcttggatttgcctttaaacttctccttctgaagatcagggcaatcagcaatgaaatgaccaggcttcttacaattgaagcatcccttctgatcttctttcttggagttcttgtagctacctctcttgctcaaaaatttcttctgcttccttgccagatactcaagcttgttggacagcatagccatttttacagattgatcttcatcagaatctccatcaggtgattcttcttcagattcactggctttgtaggctttggaagattttgaggtctttcctttagatggtaaagcaatggatttactcttcttagaggtttcatgctcatttaaactcatttcatgcactttgagtgagctaacaagatcttcaacacttaaagtatttagatccttagcttcctcaatagcagttactttgggtctccatcttgaaggtaagcttctcaaaatcttactaacatgatcagaagcaacatagcttttcttcagtatttgcaatccagaaactaaagtttgaaatcttgagtacatttcttctatactctcatcatccttcattctgaaaagttcatactgatgaactagcatcaaagctttagcctcttttactttcttgctgccttcaaagtttgcacatagagaagcaaacatagccttcgcagtagatttgtcactcattttcatgtattcggtgcgaggtatagaagccacaatgattcctcttatcttgtggtgtttcttataaagcttcttctgagcaggagtatgtattcttctgtctatagcagctccttcttcatccaaatccagatcatcaactccatcttccagtatatcccatagctcttcatccaatcccatgataaagctgtacatattagttttccaccatgaaaactcttctggatctccattaaactttggagcttttccagagtctgttttcttgtcagcagtatcatagtcatgcttgacacttgtgtattttgtagtaactgattcctcatctccagacatgtttttctaatagatcttgaactgtaacacggttaagtgctgtgataacagagcaggctctgataccaattgaaggtgaaaaacacaagaaggggggttgaattgtgttttctttttctcttaaaaaatacttcttctgataaaacttcagaagcagtttgattgcttctgatgaaatgatcagagtcagattgcagcggaaaagaacagagcagagaaaagaaagacaaagacacaagcagttatcctggttccttccacaacacggaagtagtccagtcccccttgcacttccaaggagatttcactataatcacaagattacaactgctcaatactttctaagtatgagacttcacaaaaatgctcaagcacacacgcaagagtcttccaatgctcaagcactaagcaagagacttctaatgctcaagcacgcaggcaagagacttctaatcaaacaaaaaatacagagaattgagtttgaattgaacacttgatatacaatcagtggtgttcacaatacaatgcagaaaagactctagacttcgaatttctaagatgtatcaaatcagtgcagaaattcagtgtgctttgtagaatcaaattgacagagttttggcgcttttgaacttatgtatttctctctataatcttcaagtcttcactcctttatatagaggcgtgaaagagacgttgagataatcagcacgtctaaagagtcgtttgaaatcctttgattatccaccagtgatcctttgcctgatttgggtgtagtcctttgaagaataagcttcaaattcattcccatcttgagtgtacaaattctacaggcatggctgttgttttgtcttgtagcgtagacagaaaacagagtagtggaggtagtggttgtacacttgtactttgtcaactctattaatgagagacaagtgctcagtgctatccatatatccgttgatacccccctttcaattcttcgttcttctttgataagactgaattgagaatcagctactttgaatctttagtttgattaaaggatcaaacatagcttctggtgaagatattgcttctgatgaaaacttctgcttctgatgaccttctgcttctgatgacgtcatctcttcagaagcacttcagcttcaggagcagttttcctcagatgctcagaatttcttcttctttccattgttcttccaagacctattgaaataacttgagtagcctttggtcctgtacacttgaacaattattagtaataaccaattgacaatttttaataccttgttatcatcaaaacttaataaggttcattgtgaaacacattttgttccaacagtttttacaatattctacacatttttgtacaatttcattaaaaaatataaaagttaacttaaaaatagggattgaaaattttatagagacttaaagttgaagaaattttttaaaagattaaaacaaaaaattaatatatttaaagggatcaaaaccatatttaacccttttataAATCAACATAATTTATTAGGATAACAACCCTCACGAGATGAGATGTAACAATTGTGCCACAATAAAAAGTATAAATACAACAAGATACCGTTAATTCCACCTACAACCGTTAATTCCTTTAACATGAATTACATGACACACAGACAACATGCTCATACCACCACAACCGTTGGATTTACGTGTGAGTTTAATGTTGGATAGATACGAAACATGACACATATACATAGtgtcttaaggttttggatgaagatgtgTTGTCTCTCTCTCTGATGATGGAGTATTTGTTGTTGTGTGCAACTGTGAGTTATATGACTCATAAACCtaatgccttaaggttttgggtaagagtgtggtgtctctcttgcaAGTGCGGtagttctagcctcgatgtggacggtcccccgAGCTCCTCTTTGTGACCTAACAAAGTGGCATCAGAGCCCGGTTTGACGAAGGGTACGACCGAGGCCGTCGGTCAGTTGCGCAGAAAGCAGCAACGACGGTACAAGCAGCAAGTGGCTCCTGGACACTTgagtaagagtgtggtgtcactcacacttgagggggagtgttgctgtgtacaagtgtgagttatatgtcccacatcgggtaAAACAGTAAatgttgaacaccttataagtaagagcaCTCATAAACCtaatgccttaaggttttgggtaagagtgtgatGTCTCTCTTGCAAGtgcggttgttctagcctcgatgtggacggtcccccgAACTTCCCTTTGTGACCTAACAATATTATCTCATTGTTGCTCCTGACACTCTCATCTCCCCAGCAACAACCGTTGCATAACCAATTGCATTATACCCAAAGTTATATTCGAATCTTATATATTTGTTGTAATGATTTGGTGGATTTTGATTGCACCACATATAAGAATCCTTAAACAAATGTAAATAAGTTCCTAATtcggaaaagaaaaataagttcTCTCCTCCCTTTTTCTCCTAAATCTTTCATCTAAGCATACTTGTAAGACTTGTTTAAGAGTTTGGAGGGAAGATGACCAGaggaaaaaagagagaaatcttttatcatttttgagAGAGTATGTTCGTAATTGGATTGGAATCTTATTAGCATATTTGTTTAGTGTTTTAgaacattttcttcaattttgtcaTCCAGCAGAAAATTCAAAATCACGACGACTCTTCATACATCTAATTTGATTCTCTTGTGTTTGGGtaagaaagaaataatagaatatctatattatatacaaagaaaacaatctctttcaactcttttgtgttgaatttttctttccaaaaatgcctttaattttaaatacaaataacacatgtaacaaatagataataataaatttaaatatttaaaaaaatgtaacaaacacgatatgaatatatatatatatgtgtgtgtgtgtgtgtgtgggtgtgtgGGTGGGGGGGGTTTATTTTTCctatatcatttaaaaagtgtaacaaactagatgagtatatttatgcttactttttcattattacaattatactcttaaataactttttctataaaaaaaatcgttgttggtgtcattaaaaaaaaaaattcagattatattttttttgttatattgttggtgtcattgaaataaataatcatgcttAACTTTGTTTGTTATAACATAATCttgattagtttggtttgttataacttgaaagcaacaaacattcaTATCATTAGTTTTAatctaaatcaaaatttcataaaaataaaaaaacaccattaataattttcaaacattagcgtaataaaaagagtgaaaatTATACATTTGTATAAATTATTAGTATATTGTATATTAATTAGAGATAATTGTGAAACATACTTGGTGCCCAAGTTAGATATACTTGGTGCCCAAGATACTTGGTTCCCAAGTTAGACATGCTTAGTGTCCAAGACATCATTGTATAAATTCATCATACTTAGACATTAAAGCATAATGAAACAGGAAAACAAACTATGCGCAAAAAGAAGTGTTTTCTTCTCCAAGCATCGAACCATAACCCCATTCTCTTCTCTGTCGTTCCTCCGTATATCACTCAGAACCGCCATCGTTCTGCAACGCTGTGCGGTTTAGTCTCTCAGACACAGTTCCTTCTGCGCACCGTCACACGGTTAGTCTTCTTCACATCTAgcttctttttatatatttgtttccCAAGATGGTAATTAATTCTAAGTCTCTGTACTTAGGTTCTTTGTTGTTATGTTTGCGTTCTTTTCAATTGTTATAAGTACGTTCCCGTGTAACTTGCATTCTATTTGTATAAACAAACAATAAGATATCAAAGGAACCAAtaattaaatagattaaaataaacaagGATGGATGAATCGTCCAGAATGATGTATTGCTATAATTATATTGATGTTCTAAGTTTTAATTGAGAGAGACGCCTTTAAGAATAGGAATAGGATTAGATGTAGTCACCCGTATCTCGGCTGTTCAATCAAGATTGGACGGACTAGTTCTTATACCAGATTTTAATAGTCTTCAAATCTCAAAAGTCGAGCTTTTGGGTTGTGATTGCAAACAACCtcggggcactcgttaacaagacccttaaatTAATTCAGTTTTGATTATTTCCTTTCTGTTCACTAGTTTTTAGTGCAAAGAAAGGATGTTGATACGCCTGCAACACTATCATTTAATTTACATTATACATAAGCCAGAAAGCATAGCAGTACCATCtagttaatatatattttcacatatattttcttaattttttgtgaagaattttATAAAGCCATAATGACATGGTTGTAAAAAATTCTATAAGCAGCACATTTCTCTgtattttatgtattgtttcTCTATCATGATTTAGTATGAAGTGGAAAAAAATTCTATCAGAAACTCAGCACCTTTCTTGCATTCTTTTTGTGTTCAAGTTATATAATTCAATATCTTCGTAATCCTTGAAATGTTCGGTAATTAAGACCAAGTTTGGACTCGAATATCAACTCGTGTATTATTCTATACTCTGGTTATTATGCCATTTTCCATATGATTTACGCCAATGTTTATATGCATGTTCTATTCCATGTCTTATGGTAAAAGTTTATGAATATTTTCTGTAATCTTTTCATAGACAATAATAGTCTTCTTTGACTTTGATGTTAACAAAACTTTTGTGGCCTTATAATGGCAGCCGGTAATTCTGGAGATATCAGTTTGATGGAGCCTCTGTAAACTACGAAGTCTCGAAGAGATAGGAGCATGAGAAAATCATCTACGGTGCACTTGACTGAAGTTATGAAACCACAAATTTGGGAAAAATTTCCTGAAGATCTATTTGAGAATGTTCTTGCACGACTTCCCATTGTCACAATTATTCGCTTCCGCGCTGTATGTCAGCAATGGAATAACTTGATAAGCTCACAGAGTTTTTCTCAGTTTTGTGCTCAAGTCTCACAGGAAAATCCATGCTTTTATACAACTTTTGGAGATTATGATTATGAAGCCATGTATGACCCTTATATGAAAAGATGGTATTATCCTAATACACTTGAATTCTCTGCTTTCCCGGTTTCTTCTGCAGGAGGTCTAGTTTATTTTCAGTACGAATGTTTTAATACAAATTTGTGTGTTTGTAATCCAATGACTAAATCCTTCAAGAAGTTGCCGAATGGTTGGATTAAGCGGTGGTGTCATTTAGGGATGACAATGAATGGGAGTGCAGACTACAGGGTCCTAAAATTGGGTTgtagaaaatatgaaatttacGATTCAGTAACAAAATGCTGGAGTCATCTAGGAAAGATACCTGAATGTATTAAGGGGCCAGGCTGTATTAT is from Medicago truncatula cultivar Jemalong A17 chromosome 1, MtrunA17r5.0-ANR, whole genome shotgun sequence and encodes:
- the LOC25482604 gene encoding F-box only protein 6; the protein is MRKSSTVHLTEVMKPQIWEKFPEDLFENVLARLPIVTIIRFRAVCQQWNNLISSQSFSQFCAQVSQENPCFYTTFGDYDYEAMYDPYMKRWYYPNTLEFSAFPVSSAGGLVYFQYECFNTNLCVCNPMTKSFKKLPNGWIKRWCHLGMTMNGSADYRVLKLGCRKYEIYDSVTKCWSHLGKIPECIKGPGCIISTSISIDNTLYFMHKHQNIVSYDTSTGVWTQHLIQAPLHSSGLTLAVSDGKIMLVGILEENDATFVCIWEALKMTFTLKEVDRKSLLKFHRRPVGLTCVGNKGLLLCCLKSCNMYRMIIYNIATREWLTVQLPFRRKVFKQHLVRATAFQPCLTAMP